A stretch of the Musa acuminata AAA Group cultivar baxijiao chromosome BXJ2-7, Cavendish_Baxijiao_AAA, whole genome shotgun sequence genome encodes the following:
- the LOC135616909 gene encoding L-ascorbate oxidase-like, protein MGSLLYVSCIISLLLQAGLASMTRHFEWEVGYMYASPDCEEKILLGINGQFPGPTIRAKAGDTIHVEMKNALHTEGVVIHWHGIRQYGTPWADGTASISQCATNPEETFVYIFQVDKAGTYFYHGHYGMQRAAGLYGSLIVEVADGEEEPFHYDGEINLLLSDWYHQSIYDQMVGLSSKPFRWIGEPQSLLINGRGQYNCSLAAHLMEGSSTCKLTSKDCAPVVLPVLPGKTYRLRVTSTTSLSSLNLAIGNHKMMVVEADGNYVEPFTVDDMDIYSGESYSVLINTDQNSSSNYWLSVGVRGRKPNTQPALAIINYQPNSPSKLPESSPPVTPEWNDYNHSKSFSRKILARQGTPKPPSHAERQIALLNTQNKINGYTKWSINDVSLALPPTPYLGSMRYHLKDAFDPNTPPDNFSSDYDVMKPPKNPNSRQSSNAYVIQFNSTVDVILQNANVLADNVSEIHPWHLHGHDFWVLGYGDERFEEKDASQFNLKNPPLRNTVVIFPYGWTAIRFVADNPGVWAFHCHIEPHLHMGMGVIFAEGVDLVTMIPIDAITCGMTAKELMNNSLPQ, encoded by the exons ATGGGCTCGCTTCTGTACGTCTCTTGTATCATCTCACTCCTGCTGCAGGCTGGCTTGGCTTCAATGACCAGGCATTTCGAGTGGGAGGTGGGTTACATGTATGCGTCGCCGGACTGCGAGGAGAAGATTCTACTTGGGATCAACGGCCAGTTCCCCGGACCGACCATCCGCGCCAAGGCCGGCGACACCATCCATGTCGAGATGAAGAACGCCCTTCACACCGAGGGAGTTGTCATCCACTGGCATGGCATCAGACAG TATGGAACACCATGGGCTGATGGAACAGCTTCCATCTCACAGTGCGCCACCAATCCTGAAGAGACTTTTGTTTACATATTTCAGGTCGATAAG GCAGGAACATATTTCTACCACGGGCATTACGGGATGCAGAGGGCGGCCGGGCTGTACGGGTCTTTGATAGTGGAAGTGGCCGACGGGGAGGAGGAGCCCTTCCACTACGACGGAGAGATCAACCTATTGTTGAGCGACTGGTATCACCAGAGCATATATGACCAAATGGTGGGACTCTCTTCCAAACCCTTTCGATGGATTGGAGAACCCCAG TCACTGTTGATCAATGGGAGGGGGCAGTACAACTGCTCGCTGGCCGCACATCTGATGGAGGGATCGAGCACATGCAAGTTAACAAGCAAAGATTGTGCACCGGTTGTGCTCCCTGTGCTTCCGGGCAAGACATATAGGCTGAGAGTTACAAGCACCACCTCGCTTTCATCTCTCAATCTGGCCATTGGC AATCACAAGATGATGGTGGTGGAAGCAGATGGCAACTATGTTGAACCATTCACTGTCGATGATATGGACATATATTCAGGTGAAAGCTACTCAGTACTCATCAACACAGACCAGAATTCATCATCAAACTATTGGCTTTCCGTTGGTGTCAGGGGAAGGAAACCCAATACCCAACCTGCTTTAGCTATCATAAATTACCAACCTAATTCCCCATCTAAGTTACCTGAATCTAGTCCTCCAGTTACGCCCGAATGGAATGACTATAACCACAGCAAGTCGTTCTCTCGCAAAATCCTAGCCCGACAAGGCACACCAAAGCCCCCATCACATGCTGAACGGCAGATCGCCCTGCTCAACACACAAAACAAAATCAATGGTTATACCAAGTGGTCTATCAACGACGTCTCATTAGCTCTTCCTCCCACTCCTTATTTAGGGTCCATGAGATATCATTTGAAGGATGCATTTGATCCTAACACGCCACCTGATAACTTCTCCTCAGATTATGATGTGATGAAACCTCCTAAAAATCCTAATTCGAGACAAAGTAGTAATGCATATGTGATCCAGTTTAACAGCACCGTTGATGTAATTCTTCAAAATGCAAATGTCCTCGCTGACAATGTCAGCGAAATACATCCATGGCACTTGCATGGGCATGATTTCTGGGTGCTAGGATATGGGGATGAAAGGTTTGAAGAGAAGGATGCATCGCAGTTTAATCTAAAGAATCCGCCACTCAGAAACACAGTAGTGATCTTTCCTTATGGTTGGACAGCAATAAGGTTTGTGGCAGACAATCCTGGAGTTTGGGCATTTCATTGCCATATAGAACCACATTTACACATGGGCATGGGTGTAATCTTTGCTGAAGGTGTTGACCTTGTAACAATGATACCAATAGATGCTATAACTTGTGGGATGACGGCAAAGGAGTTAATGAACAACAGCCTCCCACAGTAG
- the LOC135616910 gene encoding L-ascorbate oxidase-like: MSSLLYVSCIISLLLQAGLASKTRHFEWEVGYMYASPDCEEKILLGINGQFPGPTIRAKAGDTIHVEMKNALHTEGVVIHWHGIRQYGTPWADGTASISQCATNPEETFVYIFQVDKAGTYFYHGHYGMQRAAGLYGSLIVEVADGEEEPFHYDGEINLLLSDWYHQSIYDQMVGLSSKPFRWIGEPQSLLINGRGQYNCSLAAHLMEGSSTCKLTSKDCAPVVLPVLPGKTYRLRVTSTTSLSSLNLAIGNHKMMVVEADGNYVEPFTVDDMDIYSGESYSVLINTDQNSSSNYWLSVGVRGRKPNTQPALAIINYQPNSPSKLPESSPPVTPEWNDYNHSKSFSRKTLARQGTPKPPSYAERQIALLNTQNKINGYIKWSINNISLALPPTPYCWGWRSKEKQNTTIRVKRILSTQEN; the protein is encoded by the exons ATGAGCTCGCTTCTGTACGTCTCTTGTATCATCTCACTCCTGCTGCAGGCTGGCTTGGCTTCAAAGACCAGGCATTTCGAGTGGGAGGTGGGTTACATGTATGCGTCGCCGGACTGCGAGGAGAAGATTCTACTTGGGATCAACGGCCAGTTCCCCGGACCGACCATCCGCGCCAAGGCCGGCGACACCATCCATGTCGAGATGAAGAACGCCCTTCACACCGAGGGAGTTGTCATCCACTGGCATGGCATCAGACAG TATGGAACACCATGGGCTGATGGAACAGCTTCCATCTCACAGTGCGCCACCAATCCTGAAGAGACTTTTGTTTACATATTTCAGGTCGATAAG GCAGGAACATATTTCTACCACGGGCATTACGGGATGCAGAGGGCGGCCGGGCTGTACGGGTCTTTGATAGTGGAAGTGGCCGACGGGGAGGAGGAGCCCTTCCACTACGACGGAGAGATCAACCTATTGTTGAGCGACTGGTATCACCAGAGCATATATGACCAAATGGTGGGACTCTCTTCCAAACCCTTTCGATGGATTGGAGAACCCCAG TCACTGTTGATCAATGGGAGGGGGCAGTACAACTGCTCGCTGGCCGCACATCTGATGGAGGGATCGAGCACATGCAAGTTAACAAGCAAAGATTGTGCACCGGTTGTGCTCCCTGTGCTTCCGGGCAAGACATATAGGCTGAGAGTTACAAGCACCACCTCGCTTTCATCTCTCAATCTGGCCATTGGC AATCACAAGATGATGGTGGTGGAAGCAGATGGCAACTATGTTGAACCATTCACTGTCGATGATATGGACATATATTCAGGTGAAAGCTACTCAGTACTCATCAACACAGACCAGAATTCATCATCAAACTATTGGCTTTCCGTTGGTGTCAGGGGAAGGAAACCCAATACCCAACCTGCTTTAGCTATCATAAATTACCAACCTAATTCCCCATCTAAGTTACCTGAATCTAGTCCTCCAGTTACGCCCGAATGGAATGACTATAACCACAGCAAGTCGTTCTCTCGCAAAACCCTAGCCCGACAAGGCACACCAAAGCCCCCATCATATGCTGAACGGCAGATCGCCTTGCTCAACACACAAAACAAAATCAATGGTTATATCAAGTGGTCTATCAACAACATCTCATTAGCTCTTCCTCCCACTCCTtattgttggggatggaggagcaaggaaaaacagaatactacgatacgagtaaaaagaatcctttcgactcaagaaaattga